A DNA window from Bradyrhizobium barranii subsp. barranii contains the following coding sequences:
- a CDS encoding FAD-binding protein, with the protein MPQADRVWDIETDLLVIGAGAGGMTAALVGALEGLGVILSEKSDMVGGTTATSAGTVWIPGNRQGRRAGTPDTVEAARTYLAAMLGEHATDQRVDMFLKAGPIVLDYLEQKTSVKFAAPPVHPDYKQLRGAAIGGRALGAVPFDGRELGDDFVRVRPPRREFMVLGGMMVGKADIPALLAPFRNWTNFRHAVGLLARHALDRLRHKRGTRLIMGNALVARLLDSIRRAGVELRCETALREIICEGDDIVGAVLTSPTGEVAIRARKGVVLATGGIGWSRELRERLFPHAARRFSLAPSSNTGDGIQAAERVNAIIERDLESPALWMPSSVMAQADGHVSVFPHIMLDRAKPGLLAVNKSGRRFVNEADSYHDFVAAMLRSNASASSATPAFLICDRAFIKDFGIGLVHPGTKDLTEFLQTNYLIEAETIAELAQKIPIDPDQLAETVERYNRYAESGVDEDFGRGSSELNRFNGDARSKPNPCLRRIGPGPYYAVAVWPSDLASSAGLRTDSCARVLSRDGTVLFGLYAVGTDSSSIFRGTYPGPGTMIGPAMVFGWCAAMDAAAKLRGLLDLAPR; encoded by the coding sequence ATGCCGCAAGCCGATCGCGTCTGGGACATCGAGACCGACCTGCTGGTCATTGGCGCAGGTGCGGGGGGCATGACGGCGGCGCTGGTCGGCGCCCTCGAAGGGCTCGGCGTTATCCTCAGCGAGAAGTCGGACATGGTGGGCGGCACGACCGCAACCTCCGCCGGCACCGTCTGGATCCCGGGCAACCGGCAAGGGCGGCGCGCTGGAACGCCTGATACGGTCGAGGCCGCGCGCACCTATCTCGCCGCGATGCTCGGCGAGCACGCGACCGACCAGCGCGTGGATATGTTCCTGAAGGCCGGCCCGATCGTTCTCGATTATCTCGAGCAGAAGACGAGCGTGAAGTTCGCGGCACCGCCGGTCCATCCCGATTACAAGCAGCTTCGTGGCGCTGCGATCGGCGGTCGCGCGCTCGGAGCCGTGCCGTTCGACGGCCGCGAGCTCGGCGACGATTTCGTGCGAGTCAGGCCGCCACGTCGCGAATTCATGGTCCTCGGCGGCATGATGGTCGGGAAGGCGGACATTCCGGCGCTGCTGGCGCCCTTCCGCAACTGGACCAACTTTCGACACGCCGTCGGCCTTCTCGCCCGGCATGCGCTGGATCGGCTGCGCCACAAGCGAGGAACGCGCCTGATCATGGGCAATGCGCTGGTCGCGCGACTGCTCGACAGCATCCGCCGCGCCGGCGTCGAGCTGCGATGTGAGACGGCGCTTCGCGAGATCATTTGCGAGGGCGACGACATCGTCGGTGCGGTCCTCACGTCTCCGACCGGAGAGGTCGCCATACGCGCCCGCAAGGGCGTGGTGCTGGCAACTGGCGGCATCGGCTGGAGCCGCGAGCTTCGCGAACGGCTGTTTCCACATGCCGCGCGCCGCTTTTCGCTCGCGCCCTCATCCAATACAGGTGACGGAATCCAAGCCGCCGAGCGTGTCAACGCCATCATCGAGCGTGACCTCGAGAGCCCGGCCCTGTGGATGCCGAGCTCGGTGATGGCGCAAGCCGACGGCCACGTCTCGGTCTTCCCGCACATCATGCTCGATCGCGCCAAGCCGGGACTGCTCGCCGTCAACAAATCCGGCCGACGCTTCGTGAACGAAGCGGACTCCTATCACGACTTCGTCGCCGCGATGCTGCGTTCGAACGCATCTGCCTCGTCAGCCACGCCGGCCTTCCTGATCTGCGACAGGGCCTTCATCAAGGATTTTGGCATCGGACTGGTTCATCCCGGGACCAAAGACCTGACCGAGTTCTTGCAAACCAATTATTTGATCGAAGCCGAAACGATCGCAGAACTGGCACAGAAAATCCCTATCGATCCAGATCAGCTTGCTGAAACGGTCGAACGATACAATCGGTATGCCGAGAGCGGGGTCGACGAAGATTTCGGGCGCGGTTCAAGCGAATTGAACCGGTTCAATGGCGACGCCCGGAGCAAGCCGAACCCTTGTCTGCGCCGGATCGGCCCAGGACCGTATTATGCCGTCGCCGTATGGCCCTCGGACCTCGCCAGCAGCGCCGGTCTACGCACGGATTCCTGCGCACGCGTATTGTCTCGCGACGGCACGGTTCTATTCGGTCTCTACGCCGTCGGGACCGATTCATCCTCGATCTTCCGCGGCACATATCCGGGGCCCGGCACCATGATCGGCCCGGCCATGGTCTTCGGCTGGTGCGCCGCGATGGACGCAGCGGCAAAGCTACGCGGGCTTCTCGATCTGGCGCCGCGCTAG
- a CDS encoding CopG family transcriptional regulator: MPSNIQELRPKPPETEKITINLGFVDLGHVDLMVKDGFYSNRTDFIRTAIRNQLERHADVVKQSTARKGLDLGLRNYTRADLEAAQRAGEMLHINVLGLASIAQDVTAELARATIGSVSVLGALHATPAVKAALADRTR; this comes from the coding sequence ATGCCTTCGAATATTCAAGAACTGAGGCCGAAGCCTCCGGAAACCGAAAAGATCACCATCAATCTCGGCTTCGTCGATCTGGGCCACGTCGATCTGATGGTGAAGGACGGGTTCTATTCGAACCGCACGGATTTCATCCGGACGGCGATCCGCAATCAGCTCGAGCGTCACGCCGACGTGGTCAAGCAATCTACCGCCCGTAAAGGCTTGGATCTCGGCCTCCGGAATTACACGCGCGCGGATCTCGAAGCGGCGCAGCGAGCCGGCGAGATGCTGCACATCAATGTGCTTGGCCTTGCCAGCATCGCGCAGGACGTTACGGCCGAACTCGCCCGCGCAACTATCGGCTCGGTTTCCGTGCTCGGAGCCCTCCATGCCACCCCCGCGGTCAAGGCCGCTCTCGCCGACAGAACAAGGTGA
- a CDS encoding cupin domain-containing protein translates to MRWPFIIYRGAVDFGDGHDPAAVMEDLFEANSWGDTWRDGIYSYVHYHSRIHEVLGIARGKGRVRFGGNKGRIFTLKAGDVAILPAGTGHQCLFAEEDFLVVGAYPPGPTTNARRSRIGRARRRALDPRRSI, encoded by the coding sequence TTGCGATGGCCGTTCATCATCTACCGTGGCGCCGTCGATTTTGGCGACGGGCACGACCCGGCGGCCGTGATGGAGGATCTCTTCGAGGCCAACAGCTGGGGCGACACTTGGCGCGACGGCATCTACAGCTATGTGCATTATCACTCCCGAATTCATGAGGTGCTTGGCATCGCCCGCGGCAAGGGCCGGGTACGCTTCGGCGGCAACAAGGGCCGGATATTCACGCTGAAGGCTGGCGACGTCGCGATCCTGCCCGCCGGTACCGGCCATCAATGCCTGTTCGCCGAAGAGGACTTCCTCGTCGTCGGCGCCTATCCACCGGGACCTACGACGAATGCACGAAGGTCGAGGATCGGCCGCGCGCGCCGAAGGGCTCTCGACCCGCGGAGATCGATCTGA
- a CDS encoding SemiSWEET family sugar transporter, which translates to MHGTWHVVGRPNVLDGPVCYLGGIPALLASLSYVPQVREAWPRGSTEDLSLFMLWALTLGLGFWIVYGAIRLDDRRRERDLRHARGHRFCCKIRDLRSRGRCRIHGPDKRRPR; encoded by the coding sequence ATGCATGGCACTTGGCACGTCGTGGGTCGCCCGAACGTGCTCGATGGCCCGGTTTGCTATCTAGGCGGCATACCGGCGTTACTCGCGTCGCTTTCCTATGTGCCGCAGGTCCGCGAGGCGTGGCCACGCGGGTCCACGGAGGATCTCTCGCTCTTCATGCTCTGGGCGCTGACCCTCGGTCTCGGGTTTTGGATCGTCTACGGTGCTATTCGATTGGATGATCGTCGGCGCGAACGTGATTTGCGCCACGCTCGCGGCCATCGTTTCTGCTGCAAGATACGGGATCTCAGGTCGCGAGGCCGCTGTAGAATCCATGGGCCTGACAAACGGAGGCCGAGATGA
- a CDS encoding TRAP transporter small permease: MARALDLYCTFLKAVIAACLAVMVVLVFGNVVLRYGFNSGITISEELSRWLLVWLTFLGAIVALREHAHLGVDSLVRMLPAYGKRICFIINYCLMLFADWLLLSGSWRQTIINIDDRAPATGLSMAIFYAVGVIFGVSAAVILLYDLVRVLTGQASEADMVAVKESEEH; the protein is encoded by the coding sequence ATGGCGCGAGCTCTTGACCTCTACTGCACGTTCCTGAAAGCCGTCATTGCCGCGTGTCTTGCAGTGATGGTGGTGCTGGTGTTCGGCAACGTCGTCCTGCGTTACGGCTTCAACTCCGGCATCACGATTTCGGAGGAGCTGTCGCGCTGGCTGCTGGTCTGGCTGACCTTCCTCGGCGCCATCGTCGCGCTGCGCGAGCACGCGCATCTCGGCGTCGACAGCCTGGTCCGCATGCTGCCGGCTTACGGAAAACGCATCTGCTTCATCATCAACTATTGCCTGATGCTGTTTGCCGATTGGCTGCTGCTCTCGGGCAGCTGGCGCCAGACCATCATCAACATCGACGATCGCGCGCCGGCGACCGGCCTTTCGATGGCCATCTTCTACGCGGTCGGCGTGATCTTCGGCGTATCGGCCGCAGTCATCCTTCTCTACGACCTCGTCCGCGTGCTCACGGGACAGGCCAGCGAGGCCGATATGGTGGCAGTCAAGGAATCGGAAGAGCACTGA
- a CDS encoding type II 3-dehydroquinate dehydratase: MAAKIMILNGPNLNFLGIREPHIYGRTTLKQIEVSCQALADQLGVSISFHQTNMEGELVNLIQSAYGNADAIIMNPAAYSFTSIALIDALKIFEGIKIEVHISNIHARDELHRHSITSSACTSVICGLGPYGYLAAILAAVQRLGQLPETIPQALHGLAAAATA; encoded by the coding sequence ATGGCCGCTAAGATCATGATCCTCAATGGACCCAATCTGAACTTTCTCGGCATCCGGGAGCCGCACATCTACGGCCGGACGACGCTGAAGCAGATCGAGGTCAGCTGCCAGGCCCTGGCCGACCAGCTCGGCGTATCGATCTCATTCCACCAGACCAATATGGAGGGTGAGCTCGTCAATCTGATCCAGTCCGCCTATGGCAACGCGGATGCGATCATCATGAATCCGGCGGCCTATTCCTTCACCTCGATCGCGCTGATCGACGCACTGAAGATCTTCGAGGGTATCAAGATCGAGGTGCATATCTCGAACATCCATGCCCGGGACGAGCTTCACCGCCACTCGATCACGTCGAGTGCCTGCACGTCGGTTATTTGCGGCTTGGGTCCGTACGGCTATCTCGCCGCGATCCTGGCAGCCGTTCAACGGCTTGGACAATTGCCTGAAACCATTCCGCAGGCCTTGCACGGGCTTGCCGCCGCTGCCACGGCGTAA
- a CDS encoding transglutaminase family protein has protein sequence MTALRIRHTTTYRFREAVHLAPHRLMLRPRESRELRLMSHILTITPDAVTKWAQDVFGNTVALINFADTAPTLVIGSEADILLDAVDWPVFDIAASAISYPFRYSDEEWTDLGALTIAQYPDPGGRLQNWTRGFIRSNPTDTLSLLKDLNAGVAQRVRYQSREIEGTQSPEESLDRGWGSCRDFAVLFAESARKLGFGARLVSGYLHDPSHQLLGSGDAGSTHAWAEVFLPGAGWVTFDPTNRSVGGRNLIPVAVARDISQCMPVSGSFFGPSDSFLSMGVTVSVTA, from the coding sequence ATGACGGCGCTACGAATCCGCCATACGACCACCTATCGTTTTAGAGAGGCAGTACATCTCGCTCCACACCGCCTGATGCTACGCCCTCGCGAAAGCCGCGAATTGCGGCTGATGTCACACATCTTGACGATCACGCCGGACGCTGTGACCAAGTGGGCCCAGGATGTGTTTGGCAACACTGTCGCCCTGATCAACTTTGCAGACACAGCCCCGACGCTCGTTATTGGCAGCGAAGCCGATATTCTTCTCGATGCAGTCGATTGGCCGGTGTTCGATATCGCTGCCTCGGCCATTTCATACCCGTTCCGCTACTCCGACGAAGAATGGACCGACCTCGGCGCATTAACTATTGCCCAATACCCTGATCCGGGCGGGCGACTGCAAAACTGGACGAGAGGGTTTATACGTAGCAACCCAACCGATACGCTTTCACTGCTCAAAGACCTGAACGCCGGAGTCGCCCAGCGCGTTCGGTACCAAAGCCGTGAAATCGAGGGCACGCAATCTCCCGAGGAGTCACTCGACCGCGGGTGGGGATCGTGCCGCGACTTTGCAGTCTTGTTCGCCGAATCCGCACGAAAGCTCGGCTTCGGCGCGCGGCTCGTCTCCGGCTACCTCCACGACCCGAGCCATCAGCTCCTAGGTTCGGGCGATGCTGGCTCGACCCATGCTTGGGCCGAGGTGTTCCTACCAGGTGCGGGCTGGGTCACCTTCGACCCGACGAACCGCAGCGTCGGTGGTCGAAATCTGATCCCCGTCGCAGTTGCCCGCGATATCAGCCAGTGCATGCCAGTATCAGGAAGCTTCTTTGGCCCAAGCGATAGCTTCTTGAGCATGGGCGTGACTGTCTCGGTCACCGCCTAA
- a CDS encoding YciE/YciF ferroxidase family protein translates to MADKDLNALFLDTLKDIYYAEKQIYKALPKMAKAANSDQLRAAFEKHHDETEGQIVRLEQIFELLEKPARGKKCDAIEGILDEGTEIMDEYKGEPALDAGLLAAAQAVEHYEISRYGTLRSWATKLGMKDAVKLLDQTLAEEKKTDDALTKLAETAVNAEAA, encoded by the coding sequence ATGGCCGACAAAGATCTAAATGCGCTTTTCCTCGATACGCTCAAGGATATCTACTACGCCGAAAAACAGATCTATAAGGCTCTGCCGAAGATGGCGAAGGCCGCCAATTCCGATCAACTTCGGGCGGCATTTGAAAAACATCACGATGAGACCGAAGGTCAAATCGTTCGCCTCGAACAGATCTTCGAGCTTCTCGAAAAGCCGGCGCGCGGAAAGAAGTGTGACGCGATCGAAGGCATTCTCGATGAGGGCACCGAGATCATGGACGAGTACAAGGGTGAGCCGGCACTTGATGCCGGGCTCTTGGCTGCCGCTCAGGCGGTCGAGCATTATGAGATATCCAGGTACGGGACGCTTAGGAGCTGGGCCACGAAGCTTGGTATGAAGGATGCGGTCAAGTTGTTGGATCAGACGTTGGCCGAAGAGAAGAAGACCGACGATGCGCTGACAAAGCTTGCTGAGACGGCAGTCAACGCGGAAGCAGCCTGA
- a CDS encoding extracellular catalytic domain type 1 short-chain-length polyhydroxyalkanoate depolymerase, giving the protein MLNHDTLREATRLTRAGQLTEATALLQRMLKGEHAPAAASLVPQLVGLPDGVPPTIDLKSSRLGWADLKAPATTARLHRPLFDRAKGGTWLGLRGAKHAPASITDIAPEGTKFIDGTYSNEAGSRSYKLFVPSGYQRGQPHPLVVMLHGCTQSPDDFAAGTRMNFIAEEQNCLVVYPAQHGGANPSKCWNWFRAADQRRDEGEPSLIAGITRQVMRDYLIDPKRVFVAGLSAGGAAAAIMGATYSDLYAAVGIHSGLPCGAATDMPSAFTAMRQGGKGARPAATGPMIPTIVFHGDRDTTVHPGNGAQVVEQTIGATKTQKKVHRGQIPGGHGYTRTTHVDGQREILEHWNIHGAGHAWSGGSPAGSYTDAEGPDATKEMLRFFLEHPHAG; this is encoded by the coding sequence ATGTTGAATCACGACACGCTGCGCGAAGCCACGCGGTTGACGCGAGCGGGGCAACTGACCGAAGCCACGGCGCTGCTGCAGCGCATGCTCAAAGGCGAGCATGCGCCCGCTGCGGCATCGCTCGTCCCGCAGCTCGTCGGCCTTCCAGACGGCGTTCCGCCCACCATCGACCTCAAGTCTAGCCGCCTCGGCTGGGCCGACCTCAAAGCTCCGGCTACCACGGCACGTTTGCACCGGCCGCTGTTCGATCGGGCCAAGGGCGGCACCTGGCTTGGTCTGCGGGGTGCCAAGCACGCGCCTGCTTCGATCACCGACATCGCGCCGGAAGGAACGAAGTTTATCGACGGCACCTACAGCAACGAGGCCGGAAGCCGAAGCTACAAGCTGTTCGTCCCCAGCGGCTACCAACGAGGTCAACCGCATCCGCTGGTCGTCATGCTGCATGGCTGCACGCAGTCGCCGGACGATTTCGCAGCCGGCACCAGAATGAACTTCATCGCGGAAGAACAGAACTGCCTGGTGGTTTATCCGGCACAGCATGGCGGCGCTAATCCGTCCAAGTGCTGGAACTGGTTTCGCGCGGCTGACCAGCGCCGCGACGAAGGCGAGCCCTCGCTGATCGCGGGCATCACTCGCCAAGTCATGCGTGACTACTTAATCGATCCAAAGCGCGTCTTCGTCGCCGGCCTCTCAGCTGGAGGCGCCGCTGCAGCAATCATGGGAGCCACCTATAGTGATCTATACGCTGCAGTCGGGATCCATTCCGGCCTCCCTTGCGGAGCCGCCACCGATATGCCCTCGGCGTTCACCGCCATGCGGCAAGGGGGCAAAGGCGCTCGTCCTGCGGCGACTGGCCCGATGATCCCGACCATTGTTTTTCACGGCGATCGCGACACCACCGTGCATCCAGGCAATGGCGCCCAGGTCGTCGAACAGACTATCGGAGCGACCAAGACGCAGAAGAAAGTGCATCGCGGGCAAATTCCGGGAGGGCATGGATATACCCGAACGACCCACGTCGACGGCCAGCGGGAGATTTTGGAGCACTGGAACATCCACGGCGCCGGCCACGCTTGGTCCGGAGGGAGCCCCGCCGGATCCTATACGGACGCAGAGGGGCCGGATGCCACGAAGGAAATGCTGCGATTCTTTCTGGAGCATCCGCACGCCGGATGA
- a CDS encoding phosphatase PAP2 family protein yields the protein MAAVRVKPTKPDVVIARTVSRNTNHRTEMVSRGLTWGADEKILLALATVGWFATRGRSEQLQRAGNHALLVTVVVSLMPHGMKSVFDQTRPDRKTVLGHMHGVSFSGKRDDAFPSGHALHMGALASAAGTLTPLPRRMIRALAIALSLTRIVVLAHWASDVVAGFALGAIIERLLRLWTGYPLWTSEKSDRVHF from the coding sequence ATGGCAGCAGTCAGGGTCAAACCCACGAAGCCCGACGTGGTGATCGCGCGGACCGTGTCGCGCAACACCAATCATCGTACCGAGATGGTCTCGCGCGGGCTGACTTGGGGCGCCGACGAGAAAATCCTTCTGGCGCTCGCGACCGTCGGCTGGTTTGCGACGCGTGGTAGGTCGGAGCAGCTGCAGCGGGCGGGCAATCATGCGCTGCTCGTTACGGTCGTGGTCTCGCTGATGCCTCATGGTATGAAGTCGGTATTCGATCAGACCCGCCCGGACCGCAAGACTGTGCTGGGTCACATGCACGGGGTCTCATTTTCCGGAAAGCGCGATGACGCGTTTCCCTCGGGACACGCCCTCCATATGGGCGCGCTGGCCTCCGCCGCCGGCACTTTAACGCCTCTCCCGCGGAGAATGATTCGAGCCTTAGCGATCGCCCTTTCCCTGACGCGGATAGTCGTGCTGGCGCACTGGGCTAGCGATGTGGTCGCGGGCTTCGCGCTGGGTGCCATCATAGAGCGGCTGCTGCGCTTGTGGACCGGCTATCCGCTTTGGACATCGGAGAAGAGCGACCGTGTCCATTTTTGA
- a CDS encoding sensor histidine kinase codes for MIENAPCGYITLRADTRIEHVNRTFLAWTGHDADAMLGKRFSDFLTFPGRIYFETHIAPLLRMQGFFNEFAIDMLTAAGDPLQIIANANERRDPNGNALGIRIALIKATDRRRYETELLSAKDLAVTAEKATQEVLRLENETSRFREQFIAVLGHDLRNPLASISAGARILDRTVQSEQEHRVTAMLQSTVIRMSAMIDNVLDFARGRLGGGITLRRDTRKPLQPELEQVVDELRMGSPGREILADFAIDRPVDCDRTRVGQLLSNLLGNALTHGTSNQPIVVHAETRGGSFELWVANAGQPIPEAAMEKLFEPFFRGEARASRQGLGLGLYIASQIAKAHDGSLTVSSSPKETRFTFTMPSE; via the coding sequence ATGATCGAAAATGCGCCGTGCGGCTACATCACGCTGCGCGCCGACACGCGCATCGAGCACGTGAACCGGACGTTCCTCGCATGGACCGGTCACGACGCGGACGCGATGCTCGGGAAGCGCTTCAGTGATTTCCTCACCTTTCCTGGGCGTATCTATTTCGAAACCCATATCGCGCCCCTACTCCGGATGCAGGGTTTCTTCAACGAGTTCGCGATCGACATGCTTACGGCCGCGGGCGATCCGCTGCAGATCATCGCGAACGCCAATGAGCGCCGCGATCCGAACGGGAACGCGCTGGGCATCCGCATCGCGCTGATCAAGGCGACCGACCGGCGCCGGTACGAAACGGAGCTTCTGTCGGCCAAGGATCTGGCCGTGACGGCGGAAAAGGCCACGCAGGAGGTGCTGCGGCTGGAAAATGAGACGTCGCGGTTTCGCGAACAATTCATCGCCGTTCTCGGTCACGATCTGCGCAATCCGCTCGCCTCGATTAGCGCCGGCGCCCGTATCCTCGATCGGACGGTACAGAGCGAGCAGGAGCACCGGGTCACCGCGATGCTGCAGTCGACCGTCATCCGGATGAGCGCGATGATCGACAACGTGCTGGACTTCGCGCGTGGCAGGCTGGGCGGTGGCATCACCCTGCGGCGCGACACCCGAAAGCCACTCCAACCTGAACTCGAGCAGGTCGTAGACGAACTGCGTATGGGATCGCCCGGGAGGGAAATCCTTGCGGACTTCGCGATCGACCGGCCGGTTGATTGCGACCGGACGCGTGTTGGTCAGCTACTCTCCAACCTTCTAGGCAACGCCTTGACGCATGGCACCTCTAACCAGCCGATCGTCGTTCACGCCGAAACGCGCGGCGGTTCTTTCGAGCTCTGGGTCGCCAACGCCGGCCAGCCTATACCGGAAGCGGCGATGGAGAAGCTGTTCGAGCCGTTCTTTCGTGGCGAGGCCCGCGCAAGCAGGCAAGGACTCGGATTGGGGCTATATATCGCTTCTCAGATCGCGAAGGCGCATGACGGCTCTTTGACCGTCTCGTCGTCGCCGAAGGAGACGCGCTTCACATTCACGATGCCGTCGGAGTAG
- a CDS encoding DUF2934 domain-containing protein produces the protein MNRRIDEAVAARAYELWEQAGKPDGREEDFWRLAEQELLNEDQGSPRRTPDTL, from the coding sequence ATGAATAGGCGAATCGATGAAGCCGTTGCGGCCCGCGCCTACGAGTTGTGGGAGCAGGCAGGCAAGCCGGACGGCCGAGAAGAAGACTTTTGGCGCTTGGCCGAACAGGAATTGCTCAACGAGGATCAAGGCTCACCTCGACGCACACCGGATACGCTTTAG
- a CDS encoding alpha/beta fold hydrolase — MSGVIERNNVNVRGAGDRAIVFGHGFGCDQNMWRFVAPAFENDFETVTFDQVGAGGSDLAAYDKTKYSSLSGYADDLVEIGRELELEDAIFVGHSVSSMIGVLAAQKAPGMFGKLVLVGPSARYIDDDEYVGGFGAAQIEELLQFLESNHMGWSTQMAPAIMGNPDRPELGEELTNSFCRTDPEIAKAFARVTFTSDNRKDLAGVAVPTLILQCKEDIIASLEVGEFVHRNIPGSRMIVLDATGHCPNLSAPKEVVDAMRTFV; from the coding sequence ATGTCAGGCGTAATCGAGCGAAACAACGTGAATGTTCGAGGAGCCGGGGACCGGGCTATCGTGTTCGGTCACGGGTTCGGCTGCGACCAAAACATGTGGCGGTTCGTGGCTCCGGCGTTCGAGAACGACTTCGAGACGGTAACGTTCGATCAGGTCGGCGCAGGCGGGTCGGATCTCGCCGCTTACGATAAGACCAAATACTCCAGCCTATCGGGGTATGCCGACGACCTTGTCGAAATCGGGCGCGAACTCGAACTGGAGGATGCCATCTTCGTCGGCCACTCCGTCAGCAGCATGATCGGCGTACTTGCCGCTCAGAAGGCTCCCGGAATGTTCGGCAAGCTGGTCCTAGTCGGCCCCTCTGCCCGGTACATCGACGATGACGAATACGTCGGCGGCTTCGGTGCCGCGCAGATCGAGGAATTGCTGCAGTTCCTTGAGTCCAACCACATGGGCTGGTCGACCCAGATGGCGCCCGCAATCATGGGCAATCCCGACCGGCCCGAACTCGGCGAAGAACTGACGAACAGCTTCTGCCGAACCGATCCGGAGATCGCCAAGGCGTTCGCCCGAGTCACTTTCACCTCCGACAACCGCAAGGACCTGGCCGGCGTCGCCGTTCCAACGCTGATCCTCCAGTGCAAGGAGGACATCATCGCGTCGCTTGAGGTCGGCGAGTTCGTCCACCGCAACATCCCGGGCAGCCGGATGATCGTCCTCGACGCGACCGGACACTGTCCGAATCTCAGCGCCCCTAAAGAGGTGGTCGACGCCATGAGAACGTTCGTCTAG
- a CDS encoding TRAP transporter large permease: protein MTIAVFTLSLLGAMALGMPIAFALIVCGVALMSTIDMFDAQIVAQNVINGADSFPLMAIPFFMLAGEIMNKGGLAKRIVNVALVAVGHFRGGLGYVTILASCILASLSGSAAADAAALAALLVPMMVAAGHKKSYAAGLVAAGGIIAPVIPPSIGFVIFGVAAGVSISKLFLAGIVPGLLLGAGLCMAWAWVVRKENLTPPPRASGAEIIKAVVDGFWALMLPVIIVVGLRFGIFTPTEAAVVVAVYSLFVATCIYRELKLSQLYAIFVSSAVTTSIVMFLVAAALVSSWLITVSEISAQVVTLLKPFMGNNTLLMLAIMVVVVIVGTALDMTPTILILTPILMPIIKAAGIDPVYFGVLFIINNAIGLITPPVGIVLNVVCGVSRISMEDIIKGVWPFMIAQLIVLFAMVLFPGLVTIPAKWFGG, encoded by the coding sequence ATGACGATCGCCGTCTTTACCTTATCGCTGCTCGGCGCCATGGCGCTCGGCATGCCGATCGCCTTTGCGCTGATCGTCTGCGGCGTCGCCCTGATGAGCACGATCGACATGTTCGACGCCCAGATCGTGGCGCAGAATGTCATCAACGGCGCGGACAGCTTTCCGCTGATGGCCATTCCCTTCTTCATGCTCGCGGGTGAGATCATGAACAAGGGCGGCCTGGCCAAGCGTATCGTCAATGTCGCGCTCGTTGCCGTAGGCCATTTCCGCGGGGGGCTTGGCTACGTCACGATCCTCGCGTCCTGCATCCTGGCTTCGCTCTCGGGTTCGGCCGCGGCCGATGCGGCTGCGCTCGCGGCTCTACTGGTGCCGATGATGGTTGCGGCAGGGCACAAGAAGTCCTATGCGGCGGGTCTCGTGGCGGCGGGGGGCATCATTGCCCCCGTCATCCCGCCCAGCATCGGCTTCGTCATCTTCGGCGTCGCCGCGGGCGTTTCGATCTCGAAACTGTTTCTGGCCGGCATCGTGCCCGGGCTGCTGCTCGGCGCTGGGCTTTGCATGGCGTGGGCGTGGGTGGTGCGGAAAGAGAACCTGACGCCGCCGCCGCGAGCCTCGGGGGCTGAGATCATCAAGGCCGTCGTCGATGGTTTCTGGGCGCTGATGCTGCCGGTCATCATCGTGGTCGGCCTGCGTTTCGGCATCTTCACGCCGACGGAAGCCGCGGTGGTTGTCGCCGTCTACTCCCTGTTCGTCGCGACCTGCATCTACCGTGAACTGAAACTGTCGCAGCTCTACGCCATCTTCGTCTCCTCTGCCGTGACGACGAGCATCGTGATGTTCCTTGTCGCCGCGGCGCTGGTATCGTCCTGGCTCATCACCGTGTCCGAGATATCCGCACAGGTCGTGACCCTGCTGAAGCCCTTCATGGGCAACAACACGCTGTTGATGCTCGCGATCATGGTCGTGGTGGTCATCGTGGGGACGGCGCTCGACATGACGCCGACGATCCTCATTCTCACGCCGATCCTGATGCCGATCATCAAGGCGGCGGGCATCGACCCCGTCTATTTCGGCGTCCTCTTCATCATCAACAACGCCATCGGCCTGATCACGCCACCGGTCGGCATCGTGCTCAACGTCGTCTGCGGCGTCTCGAGGATCAGCATGGAGGATATCATCAAGGGCGTCTGGCCGTTCATGATCGCGCAACTGATCGTCCTGTTCGCGATGGTGCTATTCCCGGGACTGGTGACGATTCCGGCGAAATGGTTCGGCGGCTAG